The Mesobacillus jeotgali genome window below encodes:
- a CDS encoding penicillin-binding protein 1A has translation MNQVLVLSVSTAVLAFLSFFHVYSEGADISALNDDMAQSTVIYDANGEVASKISALKNEGIKIEDVPDHVKNAVIAIEDHRFYEHDGVDLVGISRAFVQNVKAGSIVEGGSTITQQLTKNALLSSEKTYKRKLEEFFLAREIEKQYSKDDIMQMYLNRIYFGNGSWGIKRAAMGYFGKEVKDLSISEAAMLAGLIKAPSALDPNKNFEEAIERRNLVLQMMKTHGFIQEKEYKQAIAEEVVLNEKGGDPLRGKYPYYVDHVIDEAIKKYGLTQEEILTGGLQIYTELDVTMQSAVEATYAKDDLFPKGTEKQMVQSGAVLVDPKTGGIRALVGGRGEHVFRGYNRATQLKAQPGSTMKPLAVFAPALEEGWGVTDMLKDEEMEFKDYKPQNYNGKYKGEVPMYEALRDSLNVPSVWLLDEIGIVKGMDAVKNFGINLDPVNDRNLGLALGGLSTGVSPVTMAEAYSALANKGERHETHAITKIIDKEGNTIVEYEGKKSRAVSKETAEKMTTMLLGVVQEGTGKGAQIPGREIAGKTGSTQVPIEGIKGTKDQWFVGYTPQLVGAVWVGYDKTDQEHFLTTTSSEGAALVFKDFMAEALKDTKAESFNVPPLSKFIEEHKKQQRAKSVKELESRIKKESEKLKKQWEEAKKKIKDKKEKPKEEANKETKTQSAEASTNSSSSNDTSEKKDNGDSMDTGGTAGGDGNTGEDGDAGGEGDTGGEGDTGGEGDAGGEGDAGGEGDAGGEGDAGGEGDTGDEGDTGDEGDTGDSGDESSG, from the coding sequence ATGAACCAGGTGCTGGTATTGTCAGTTTCGACAGCGGTACTGGCATTCTTGAGTTTCTTCCATGTGTATTCTGAGGGGGCTGACATTAGCGCATTGAATGATGACATGGCACAGTCGACCGTCATCTATGATGCGAATGGTGAAGTTGCCAGCAAAATTTCGGCATTGAAAAATGAAGGGATTAAGATAGAGGATGTTCCGGATCATGTAAAGAATGCCGTCATTGCGATCGAGGACCATCGTTTTTATGAACACGATGGGGTGGACCTTGTGGGGATATCGCGGGCATTTGTCCAGAATGTCAAAGCAGGCAGCATTGTCGAAGGTGGAAGTACAATTACTCAGCAGTTGACTAAAAATGCTTTGCTTTCGAGTGAAAAGACTTATAAAAGGAAACTCGAAGAATTCTTTTTGGCGAGGGAAATCGAAAAGCAATATTCCAAAGATGATATCATGCAAATGTACTTGAACCGAATTTATTTCGGTAATGGGTCATGGGGGATTAAAAGGGCTGCGATGGGTTACTTTGGCAAGGAAGTTAAAGACCTTTCCATAAGCGAAGCAGCCATGCTTGCAGGTTTGATCAAGGCTCCGTCCGCGCTTGATCCAAATAAGAATTTTGAAGAAGCGATTGAGAGAAGGAATCTTGTCCTGCAAATGATGAAAACCCATGGTTTTATCCAAGAAAAAGAATATAAACAGGCAATTGCTGAAGAGGTTGTCCTTAATGAAAAAGGCGGAGATCCGTTGCGCGGAAAGTATCCGTATTATGTAGATCACGTCATCGATGAAGCAATCAAGAAATACGGCCTGACGCAGGAAGAAATTTTGACAGGCGGATTGCAAATCTATACTGAGCTTGATGTCACCATGCAATCAGCTGTGGAAGCTACCTACGCTAAGGACGATTTGTTCCCAAAAGGAACGGAAAAACAAATGGTACAAAGCGGTGCTGTACTGGTCGATCCTAAAACCGGAGGCATCCGTGCCCTTGTAGGCGGCCGCGGTGAGCATGTATTCAGGGGGTATAATCGAGCTACTCAGTTAAAAGCACAGCCAGGTTCAACGATGAAGCCACTTGCCGTATTCGCACCGGCGCTTGAAGAAGGCTGGGGTGTGACGGACATGCTTAAGGACGAAGAAATGGAATTCAAAGATTACAAGCCTCAAAACTACAATGGTAAATATAAAGGCGAAGTCCCTATGTATGAAGCATTGAGAGATTCATTGAATGTGCCTTCTGTATGGCTGCTGGATGAAATCGGAATTGTCAAAGGAATGGATGCAGTAAAGAACTTTGGCATCAATCTCGATCCAGTGAATGACCGTAATCTTGGCCTTGCGCTAGGAGGCCTATCGACTGGGGTATCACCGGTAACAATGGCTGAAGCATATTCAGCATTGGCCAATAAGGGCGAACGTCATGAAACACATGCCATCACAAAGATTATTGATAAAGAAGGAAATACTATTGTTGAATATGAAGGGAAGAAGAGCCGTGCTGTTTCAAAAGAAACTGCCGAGAAAATGACGACAATGCTTCTTGGTGTCGTCCAGGAAGGCACAGGGAAAGGTGCACAAATTCCTGGCAGGGAAATAGCAGGCAAAACTGGCTCAACTCAAGTACCGATTGAAGGGATCAAAGGAACGAAAGACCAGTGGTTTGTAGGGTATACTCCACAGCTTGTCGGCGCTGTATGGGTTGGTTATGACAAGACAGATCAGGAACACTTTTTAACCACGACAAGCAGTGAAGGGGCAGCTCTGGTTTTCAAGGACTTCATGGCGGAAGCATTGAAAGATACTAAAGCAGAATCCTTCAATGTTCCTCCGCTTTCAAAATTTATCGAGGAACACAAGAAGCAGCAGCGTGCCAAGTCTGTAAAAGAGCTTGAATCAAGAATCAAAAAGGAATCAGAAAAGCTTAAAAAGCAATGGGAAGAGGCAAAGAAGAAGATAAAAGACAAGAAAGAAAAGCCGAAAGAAGAAGCGAATAAGGAAACAAAAACACAATCTGCCGAAGCGTCAACGAACTCTTCCAGCAGCAATGACACCAGTGAGAAAAAAGATAATGGTGATTCAATGGATACTGGTGGAACTGCCGGCGGAGATGGAAATACCGGCGAAGATGGAGATGCCGGTGGTGAAGGAGATACCGGTGGTGAAGGAGATACCGGTGGTGAAGGAGATGCCGGTGGTGAAGGAGATGCCGGTGGTGAAGGAGATGCCGGTGGTGAAGGAGATGCCGGTGGTGAAGGAGATACCGGTGATGAAGGAGACACCGGTGATGAAGGAGACACCGGTGATTCTGGGGACGAGTCTTCAGGATGA
- a CDS encoding HPr family phosphocarrier protein has product MKEIMSSNVMVQKRFTMKKMLEIYQAAKKLDGATYLYSRQKAVEATSLSKLVSFLLTVEPNTTLKIIMEGTDVEPKLNQLTKLLTNEASVLRVKRKRLIESSESFQI; this is encoded by the coding sequence ATGAAGGAAATTATGTCATCAAATGTTATGGTCCAGAAAAGATTCACAATGAAAAAAATGCTTGAAATTTATCAGGCAGCAAAGAAATTGGACGGTGCCACTTACCTATATAGCCGCCAAAAGGCTGTTGAGGCAACCTCATTGTCCAAACTTGTTTCATTCTTGCTGACGGTAGAACCAAATACAACTTTAAAAATTATTATGGAAGGCACAGATGTAGAACCGAAATTAAATCAGCTTACCAAGCTGCTTACAAATGAGGCTTCTGTGCTCCGAGTAAAACGCAAGCGCCTGATCGAGTCTTCTGAATCATTCCAGATATAG
- a CDS encoding MFS transporter yields MKKFAEIFRNMSFTKLFLANFTSQMGSTIGLTAFMFFLLDRFSSQPAYATITELMYSLPMLAVFFLIGVLADRMDRQKIAVYCDWISAALSLALIAAIYIGWMPLVFAALFLRSAVQKFFFPAEHGMVQGILKKEDYTTAAGLNQLVMSLFMLFGNGLGVLAYWSIGIYGAILVDTLSFIISALLIQKTVVPHEARLPNGTHSLKDLNLKLVLRDFKHGFMYVMSSKLLFALIVGFFIFGIVNGGFSVMPIFILKYKLAPETYEEYSIVVGLVFGIGVLIGSFIASLLSQKIKLYHLISIGLLISGSFTALASLPNNIYLFLGLLFISALALPLINIGIGGWLPSIIDPKMMGRVQGLISPLNMFSHSLTLAFIAYSFPSILTIEMLYWIVGGCLAIVGVFYMMVLPRLAEANETAVNEATVEQGI; encoded by the coding sequence ATGAAAAAATTTGCGGAGATTTTCAGGAACATGAGTTTCACCAAGTTATTTTTAGCTAACTTCACTTCTCAAATGGGGAGTACCATTGGGTTGACTGCCTTCATGTTTTTCTTGCTTGACCGTTTCAGCTCCCAGCCAGCTTATGCGACTATAACCGAGCTCATGTATTCCCTGCCAATGCTGGCGGTCTTTTTCTTGATCGGAGTGCTCGCTGACAGGATGGACCGGCAAAAAATAGCGGTTTACTGTGATTGGATCAGTGCGGCTTTATCTTTGGCATTAATTGCTGCTATCTATATTGGCTGGATGCCTCTTGTCTTTGCTGCCCTGTTTTTGAGAAGTGCGGTTCAAAAATTCTTTTTCCCGGCTGAACATGGGATGGTTCAGGGAATATTGAAGAAAGAAGACTACACAACAGCTGCTGGTCTGAATCAGCTTGTCATGAGCCTGTTCATGCTGTTCGGCAATGGTCTCGGAGTTCTCGCTTACTGGTCGATCGGCATCTATGGCGCCATCTTAGTTGACACCTTGTCCTTCATCATCAGTGCGCTGCTCATCCAGAAGACGGTTGTTCCGCATGAAGCCCGACTTCCAAACGGCACTCATTCGCTGAAGGATTTGAACCTCAAATTGGTTTTAAGGGATTTTAAACACGGTTTTATGTATGTGATGAGCAGCAAATTGCTGTTCGCACTGATCGTTGGGTTTTTCATCTTCGGAATCGTCAATGGCGGCTTTTCGGTAATGCCAATCTTCATTCTGAAATATAAGCTTGCGCCGGAAACGTATGAGGAATACTCAATTGTTGTCGGTTTAGTATTTGGAATCGGCGTACTGATTGGAAGTTTCATTGCATCCTTGCTTTCTCAAAAAATCAAGCTCTATCACCTGATTTCTATAGGTCTGCTGATTTCAGGGAGTTTCACGGCACTTGCATCACTGCCAAACAATATTTACCTGTTCTTAGGTCTACTGTTTATCTCTGCTCTGGCTCTGCCGCTTATAAATATCGGGATCGGCGGCTGGCTTCCAAGCATCATTGATCCAAAAATGATGGGCAGGGTACAGGGATTGATCAGCCCGCTCAACATGTTCTCACATTCTCTGACACTTGCTTTCATTGCCTACAGCTTCCCGTCCATTCTTACCATTGAAATGTTATATTGGATTGTCGGCGGCTGCCTTGCCATCGTAGGAGTGTTTTACATGATGGTATTACCGAGGCTTGCAGAGGCGAATGAGACTGCTGTTAATGAGGCAACAGTCGAGCAGGGGATATAG